A stretch of Aminivibrio pyruvatiphilus DNA encodes these proteins:
- the neuC gene encoding UDP-N-acetylglucosamine 2-epimerase, translating to MARKIAVITATRAEYGLLSPLMKKILDDPDLELQIIVTGAHLSPEFGLTWKEIEEDGFPIHKRVEMLLSGDSTLAVTKSLGLGIIGFADALDELKPDMLVILGDRYEMLGAAAAAVLAGIPVAHIHGGEITLGAYDDAFRHAITKMSSLHFVAHEDYRRRVIQMGEVPDSVFVVGPACLDGIRETELPTRNELEQHLGIHLSSPLFVVTYHPETRSPLSAEEQIKRLLSALDRFPSATMVFTGANADTDGRIINERMIEFCSLAPEKRVFVQSLGRRRYWGMLSIADAVIGNSSSGIMEAPLFGVPTVNIGRRQKGRLRDDLVADCPCKTDGVEAAVHQALFRGKAAPKVSDLRSPAGLMIEYLKTTKTVEQKYFFNIPFDLTSAIRR from the coding sequence ATGGCCCGGAAAATCGCCGTCATAACCGCCACAAGGGCTGAATACGGTCTTCTCAGCCCGCTGATGAAGAAAATTCTGGACGATCCGGACCTGGAGCTGCAGATTATCGTCACCGGGGCGCATCTGTCGCCCGAGTTCGGCCTGACCTGGAAGGAGATCGAGGAGGACGGCTTTCCCATCCACAAACGGGTGGAGATGCTGCTCTCCGGCGATTCAACCCTTGCGGTGACCAAGTCCCTCGGCCTCGGCATCATTGGTTTTGCCGACGCTCTTGATGAATTGAAGCCGGATATGCTGGTCATTCTGGGTGACCGGTACGAGATGCTCGGTGCCGCTGCTGCAGCAGTTCTTGCGGGGATACCCGTCGCCCACATACATGGTGGCGAGATCACCCTCGGCGCCTACGACGACGCCTTCCGTCACGCCATCACCAAGATGAGTTCTCTCCACTTCGTAGCTCATGAAGATTACCGGCGGCGTGTGATCCAGATGGGGGAGGTTCCCGATTCGGTCTTCGTCGTCGGCCCGGCGTGCCTCGACGGGATCAGGGAGACTGAACTGCCGACCAGGAATGAACTGGAGCAGCATCTCGGCATTCACCTTTCATCACCCCTCTTCGTCGTAACCTATCACCCTGAAACCCGCTCACCTTTGTCTGCAGAAGAGCAGATCAAACGCCTCCTCTCGGCTCTGGACCGCTTCCCGTCGGCGACTATGGTCTTCACCGGGGCCAACGCCGACACGGACGGACGGATAATCAATGAGCGGATGATCGAATTCTGCAGCCTCGCTCCGGAAAAACGGGTATTTGTACAATCACTTGGGAGGAGACGGTATTGGGGTATGCTTTCGATAGCAGACGCAGTTATCGGCAATTCTTCGAGCGGCATCATGGAAGCGCCCCTCTTCGGTGTCCCGACGGTGAATATCGGGAGAAGGCAGAAAGGGCGCCTTCGTGACGACTTGGTTGCTGACTGTCCCTGTAAGACGGACGGTGTGGAAGCAGCAGTACATCAGGCCTTGTTCCGTGGAAAGGCGGCACCAAAAGTATCTGACCTTCGAAGCCCTGCCGGATTGATGATTGAATACCTGAAAACAACGAAAACTGTTGAGCAGAAATACTTTTTTAACATACCCTTTGATCTTACTTCTGCGATAAGGCGGTGA
- a CDS encoding aminotransferase class I/II-fold pyridoxal phosphate-dependent enzyme gives MFLLLDAPNLGGAEKAKLMECVDSTYVSTAGPFVPEFEQRFARYLGTEECVSVQSGTAALHIALAEAGVGPGDEVIVPAFSFAASVNPVLYTGATPVLVDVDPETWTLDPGLTEAAVTPRTRAILPVHLYGNLCDMDKLGRIAEERGLVIIEDATESLGGTWKGKPSGTLGNFGCFSFNGNKLITTGGGGMVVARDRERINHIRFLVNQARDASKGYFHPEMGYNYRMTNLEAALGLAQMERIDLFLEKKRTFARIYREVLAGLPEVEFQKELPGAQSAWWLPSFTLSGGVIAELQEKLREKGVPTRRLFSPLHTYPYLRDCCRFSYPEAERIFEQGINLPASTVNDEESTLRAAEIIRDAVHSMRR, from the coding sequence ATGTTCCTGCTTCTTGATGCACCGAACCTCGGAGGGGCGGAAAAGGCAAAGCTCATGGAGTGCGTGGATTCAACCTATGTTTCCACCGCAGGCCCCTTTGTGCCGGAGTTCGAGCAGCGGTTTGCCCGGTACCTCGGGACGGAGGAATGCGTCTCGGTCCAGAGCGGTACAGCAGCCCTTCACATCGCCCTCGCCGAGGCAGGGGTGGGACCAGGGGACGAGGTCATCGTGCCCGCCTTTTCCTTTGCAGCTTCGGTCAACCCGGTCCTGTACACCGGGGCAACTCCTGTGCTTGTTGACGTGGACCCCGAAACCTGGACCCTTGACCCCGGACTGACGGAAGCGGCTGTTACGCCCAGAACCCGGGCGATTCTGCCCGTCCACCTCTACGGCAACCTCTGCGATATGGACAAACTGGGAAGGATTGCGGAAGAGCGGGGACTCGTCATCATCGAAGACGCCACCGAGAGCCTGGGAGGAACGTGGAAAGGCAAACCCTCCGGAACCCTGGGGAATTTCGGCTGTTTCAGCTTCAACGGAAACAAGCTTATCACTACCGGCGGGGGAGGTATGGTCGTTGCCCGTGACAGGGAGCGGATCAACCATATCCGCTTTCTCGTCAACCAGGCACGGGATGCGTCAAAGGGATATTTTCACCCTGAAATGGGGTACAACTACCGGATGACGAACCTCGAGGCCGCCCTCGGCCTCGCCCAGATGGAGCGCATCGACCTTTTCCTGGAAAAGAAGCGGACCTTTGCCCGGATCTACCGGGAAGTCCTTGCCGGCCTTCCGGAGGTGGAATTCCAGAAAGAGCTTCCGGGAGCGCAGAGTGCCTGGTGGCTTCCGTCATTCACCCTTTCCGGCGGCGTCATTGCGGAGCTTCAGGAAAAACTTCGGGAAAAAGGGGTTCCCACCCGGAGGCTCTTTTCTCCCCTGCATACGTACCCTTACCTGAGAGACTGCTGCAGGTTTTCCTATCCTGAGGCCGAACGTATCTTCGAACAGGGCATCAACCTTCCCGCTTCCACGGTCAACGATGAAGAATCCACCCTTCGGGCGGCGGAGATTATCCGTGATGCCGTCCATTCCATGAGAAGGTGA